The Candidatus Tumulicola sp. region CCCGTGCCATCAGTCGCTGTTCGATGTGGTCGACGCCGGGCGCGTCGTTGCGGGACCGGCCGACCATGCGTTGCCCCAACTGCCGATCGCGGTCGACGAGCACGGTTTCTTGCGTGCGCGCGGCGATTTTCCGTCGCCGGTCGGACCGGGCTTCTGGGAGCGCGGTTGAGCCGTGGTCCAACGGTTCGTGACGTGGCTCGACGACCGGCTCGGAACGTCGCATTTTCTCAAGCATGCGTTGCGCAAGGCGTTCCCCGATCACTGGTCGTTCATGCTCGGCGAGATCAACGTCTATTGCTTTGCGATCTTGCTGGCGACCGGAACGTTCTTAGCGCTCAACTTCGACCCGACACCGCTGAAAGTCGTGTATCACGGGCCGTACGCGCCGCTCGACGGTGTGACGATGTCGCGTGCGTACGCGTCGACGATGGACTTAAGCTTTTCGATCAACGCCGGACTGCTGATCCGGCAGATCCATCATTGGGCGGCGTTGGTATTCGTCGCCGGCATTATCGCGCATATGTCGCGCGTGTTCTTTACCGGAGCGTTTCGTAAGCCGCGCGAGATCAACTGGATCGTTGGAATCGCGTTGATGGGTTGCGCGATGCTCGAGGGTTTCACCGGCTATTCGCTTCCCGACGATCTGCTCAGCGGTATCGGGCTGCGCATCGCCGACGCCGTTGCGTTATCGGTGCCGGTGGTCGGCACGTGGGTGTCGTTTCTCTTGCTGGGCGGTAGCTTTCCGAGCCCGCACATGACGGGCCGCCTCTTCACCACGCATGTCTTTATCTTACCCGCCGCAATCGCGGGATTGATCGCGGTGCATCTAGCCATCGTCTGGCGGCAGAAACACACGCAATTTCGCGGTACCGGCAAACGCGAGGATAACGTCGTCGGGTCACCGCTCTTTCCAACCTACACTGCGAAGTCGATCGCGCTCGGGATGGCGACATTTGCGGTGCTCGTCTTGCTGGGTGCATTCGTACAGATCAATCCGATCTGGTTGTATGGACCGTACGAGGCATCCATCGCGATGTCGCCCGCGCAGCCGGACTGGTATGTCGGCTGGCTGGATGGCGCGTTGCGCATGGGGCCGCCCTGGTCGATCCATCTGTGGGGACATCTGATTCCGTCTCCGTTTTTTCCGGCCGTGCTGCTGCCCGCCGTCTTGTTCGGAGTGCTGTTTCTGTGGCCGTTCATCGAACGCCGGGCCACCGACGACGGCCG contains the following coding sequences:
- a CDS encoding cytochrome bc complex cytochrome b subunit, giving the protein MVQRFVTWLDDRLGTSHFLKHALRKAFPDHWSFMLGEINVYCFAILLATGTFLALNFDPTPLKVVYHGPYAPLDGVTMSRAYASTMDLSFSINAGLLIRQIHHWAALVFVAGIIAHMSRVFFTGAFRKPREINWIVGIALMGCAMLEGFTGYSLPDDLLSGIGLRIADAVALSVPVVGTWVSFLLLGGSFPSPHMTGRLFTTHVFILPAAIAGLIAVHLAIVWRQKHTQFRGTGKREDNVVGSPLFPTYTAKSIALGMATFAVLVLLGAFVQINPIWLYGPYEASIAMSPAQPDWYVGWLDGALRMGPPWSIHLWGHLIPSPFFPAVLLPAVLFGVLFLWPFIERRATDDGRSHQLLDRVRDAPVRTGIGVALLTFAFGLTAAGSDDVQAHFLHVSVEYLTSMYRIFAFAGPLVAFVIAYAFARELRRRGGVHAAPRVRLRRNADGGFDEEPIL